One Gelria sp. Kuro-4 DNA segment encodes these proteins:
- a CDS encoding TRAP transporter substrate-binding protein, translated as MRKAFTLFVSLVLTGSLVLLGCQSTTPQAQQASSTTVLRLANVSPVGDVRDLECKKFADLVSQKTGGKVKVEVFSGGTLGDWRETIEGLKAKSVQVVLESVGTLDAYDKYADIEAVPFLIKDSDHYSKVWNGDIGKEILETVGSNAGFQLMGPAYRGARYVTSKKKVASVNDLKGLKIRVPNIAVYVKTWEQLGASPTPMAFTEIYTALQQGTVDAQENPLSENWNSAFYEVCPYLIGTKHIYGTDVFIMDREYFKSLDPEVQAAIQEAANEAASWRTQEVLKTEKDYLDKFKSKGITYVEVNRDEFVQKLGDFVGQHFPHLKPWADKITQL; from the coding sequence ATGAGAAAGGCATTCACACTTTTCGTGTCATTAGTCCTCACTGGATCCTTGGTTCTCTTGGGTTGCCAAAGTACCACCCCTCAGGCACAACAAGCTTCTTCGACAACTGTCCTTCGACTAGCCAATGTGTCACCGGTCGGGGACGTTCGGGACCTTGAGTGTAAGAAATTTGCTGACCTTGTTTCGCAAAAGACTGGTGGTAAGGTTAAGGTTGAAGTCTTCTCTGGGGGCACTCTGGGCGACTGGCGTGAGACTATCGAGGGGCTAAAGGCTAAAAGTGTTCAAGTTGTGCTTGAAAGTGTGGGCACCCTGGACGCCTACGATAAGTACGCTGATATAGAAGCTGTCCCGTTTTTGATCAAGGATTCTGATCATTATTCAAAAGTTTGGAACGGAGATATCGGAAAAGAAATTCTAGAGACAGTAGGGTCAAATGCGGGTTTCCAGCTTATGGGACCTGCCTACCGAGGTGCGCGATATGTCACAAGCAAGAAGAAAGTGGCATCAGTCAATGACCTCAAAGGTCTCAAAATTCGCGTGCCAAATATCGCCGTATATGTGAAGACATGGGAACAGCTAGGTGCCAGCCCGACACCCATGGCTTTCACCGAAATATACACCGCGTTGCAGCAAGGAACCGTTGATGCACAAGAAAACCCGCTGTCTGAGAACTGGAACAGTGCCTTTTACGAAGTATGTCCCTATCTCATCGGTACCAAGCATATCTATGGTACAGACGTTTTCATAATGGATAGGGAGTATTTTAAGTCCTTGGATCCGGAAGTACAAGCTGCAATACAAGAAGCAGCAAACGAAGCAGCAAGTTGGCGCACTCAAGAAGTGCTGAAGACAGAGAAAGATTACCTTGACAAGTTCAAGTCAAAAGGTATTACCTATGTCGAAGTGAACAGGGACGAATTCGTTCAGAAGCTAGGCGACTTTGTAGGACAACACTTCCCCCACCTAAAGCCATGGGCTGACAAGATCACGCAGTTGTAG
- a CDS encoding TRAP transporter small permease has translation MTKLLNKAEIVLRAVLGIALCIMTASVTWQVVLRYVFGRANVWSEELARFSFVWLVMLGSSLAIRSNRHMSIDFIKEKMSPQLQLLLSASSTILCMVFVAVIGWQGLQLLTITSRQLSGGMRIPMAYPYLAIPVGSLLMLVFFTEYLLNLSWSKQKER, from the coding sequence TTGACCAAACTACTTAACAAGGCTGAAATCGTATTGCGTGCCGTTCTAGGCATTGCTTTGTGCATAATGACTGCGTCAGTAACATGGCAGGTGGTGCTTCGTTATGTATTCGGCAGGGCGAATGTATGGTCAGAAGAACTGGCCCGATTCTCGTTCGTTTGGTTGGTAATGCTTGGTTCCTCCTTGGCAATACGTTCTAATAGGCACATGAGTATTGACTTCATAAAAGAAAAAATGTCGCCGCAACTCCAGTTGCTTCTTTCTGCTTCGTCAACAATCCTATGTATGGTTTTTGTTGCCGTCATTGGCTGGCAAGGCTTACAGCTGCTTACAATTACAAGCCGTCAACTGTCCGGAGGGATGCGGATACCCATGGCGTATCCCTATCTGGCGATACCGGTTGGCTCTCTCCTTATGTTAGTTTTCTTCACGGAGTATCTTTTAAATCTGTCGTGGTCTAAGCAAAAGGAGCGTTAA